In Arthrobacter citreus, a single genomic region encodes these proteins:
- a CDS encoding NAD(P)H-quinone oxidoreductase has protein sequence MKAVQIDEAKQLFIDDYPMPALGENELLVKVHATAINRADLLQKHGKYAVPPGASPILGLEMSGIVEQIGANVANWNVGDRVCGLLPGGGYAQYVSIPADLVIPIPEHLSFEDAAAIPEVFLTAYLNLFELGKLKENETVLIHAGASGVGTAAIQLVRELGAKSIVTAGNESKLAACTDLGANYVVNYKNEDFKTKVEEITNHAGVDVILDFIGASYFHQNLQSLTTNGRLILIGTMGGIKVNDVNLLPLLTKRISIIGSTLRSQTLEQKIHLTNQFKKFVLPLFTNNKIKPIIDSVYSWHEVNEAHSRMENNLNIGKIVLKID, from the coding sequence TTGAAAGCAGTTCAAATTGATGAAGCAAAGCAATTATTTATTGACGATTATCCAATGCCTGCTTTAGGAGAAAATGAACTTCTTGTAAAGGTTCATGCAACAGCAATTAATCGGGCTGACTTATTACAAAAACACGGTAAGTACGCAGTACCTCCAGGTGCTTCTCCGATTTTAGGATTAGAAATGTCTGGCATTGTTGAACAAATCGGCGCAAATGTAGCGAATTGGAATGTTGGTGATCGCGTTTGCGGATTATTACCAGGTGGAGGTTATGCGCAATATGTTTCCATCCCTGCCGATTTAGTAATTCCAATCCCTGAACATCTTTCATTCGAAGATGCTGCAGCCATACCTGAGGTCTTTTTGACAGCATACTTAAATTTATTTGAGTTAGGTAAATTAAAAGAAAATGAAACAGTGTTAATTCATGCAGGAGCTAGTGGTGTTGGTACAGCCGCAATTCAGCTTGTAAGAGAACTAGGAGCAAAATCAATCGTTACTGCAGGGAATGAATCGAAGTTAGCTGCATGTACTGATTTGGGAGCAAACTATGTTGTAAATTATAAAAATGAGGATTTTAAAACGAAAGTTGAAGAAATAACTAATCATGCTGGAGTCGATGTTATTCTAGACTTTATTGGTGCATCCTATTTCCATCAAAATCTTCAATCATTAACAACAAATGGTAGACTGATATTAATTGGAACAATGGGTGGAATTAAAGTAAATGATGTGAACTTATTACCACTTTTAACGAAGAGAATTTCGATTATTGGAAGTACTTTGCGCTCACAAACGCTTGAACAAAAAATCCATTTAACGAATCAATTCAAAAAATTTGTCTTACCACTTTTTACAAATAATAAAATAAAACCAATAATCGATTCGGTGTATAGTTGGCATGAAGTAAATGAAGCTCATAGTCGAATGGAGAACAATTTAAACATTGGAAAAATAGTCTTGAAAATAGATTAA
- a CDS encoding ABC transporter ATP-binding protein, with amino-acid sequence MGPHGFGRMRFDENAQKPNITKALLLRIGKYFMPYWKQTLLVVLILLVTSVLGILPPIIIQHIVDTALPNKNLSLLVYLVLASLSTTIISGLLGVWQNYLNAYVAQNIIYDMRNQMYVHLQQMPLQFYSNVKQGEVITRMTADISGVKAVFDSTIVSFANNLFILISTAVTLLVMNWKLGILGLIIVPLFILPTRKMGSIRWSIAKQTQEKTSEQNHIIQETLSISGYLLMKLFTKEKREYNMFDEINVQSTNLKIKESMAGRWFMMILSTFTSIGPMLIYLYGGYLYFQGEITIGAIISFVALLGRLYGPVGQLTNLYVNITSSIALFERIFEYFDMKLTIKDRENAVEMNVMNLDIEFEEVSFNYQKDKTALQNISFIAPSGTMTALVGPSGAGKTTITNLIPRLYDMTSGSIKIGGRDIREFTIQSLRSHIGLVTQDSYLFNGTIKENLLYAKDDASDEEIIEACKAAYIHDFIMELPNGYDTVVGNRGIKLSGGEKQRLSIARVLLKNPEIIILDEATSSLDTLSEFYIQSAIQGLLKNKTSIVIAHRLSTIMAADHIIVLQDGEIVEEGKHDELLMENGLYKELYKKQFGKKAIASIE; translated from the coding sequence ATGGGTCCCCATGGATTTGGTCGAATGCGATTTGATGAAAATGCACAAAAACCGAATATTACAAAAGCATTGCTGCTAAGAATTGGGAAATATTTTATGCCTTATTGGAAGCAAACTTTACTTGTGGTGCTTATCTTACTAGTAACTTCGGTGCTAGGCATTTTACCACCTATTATTATTCAACATATTGTTGATACCGCATTACCAAATAAGAATTTAAGTTTACTAGTTTATCTCGTACTCGCCTCTCTTAGTACGACAATTATTTCAGGGTTGTTAGGCGTGTGGCAAAATTATTTAAATGCCTATGTTGCTCAAAATATCATTTACGATATGAGAAACCAAATGTATGTTCATTTACAGCAAATGCCACTCCAATTTTATTCAAATGTAAAGCAGGGTGAAGTAATCACTCGAATGACGGCTGATATTTCTGGTGTTAAAGCGGTTTTTGATAGTACGATTGTAAGTTTTGCTAATAATCTATTCATTCTTATTTCTACTGCTGTTACGTTACTGGTAATGAATTGGAAGCTAGGGATATTAGGATTAATCATCGTGCCACTATTTATTCTTCCAACTCGAAAAATGGGAAGTATCAGATGGAGTATTGCAAAACAGACACAGGAAAAAACGAGTGAGCAAAATCATATAATACAAGAAACATTGAGTATAAGTGGATACTTATTAATGAAGCTTTTTACAAAAGAAAAAAGAGAATATAATATGTTTGATGAAATTAATGTACAGTCTACTAATCTTAAAATAAAGGAATCTATGGCAGGTCGCTGGTTTATGATGATACTAAGTACATTTACTAGCATCGGTCCAATGTTAATCTATTTATATGGTGGGTATTTATATTTTCAAGGTGAAATAACAATTGGGGCAATCATTAGCTTTGTCGCTTTACTAGGCCGTTTATACGGACCTGTTGGTCAATTAACAAATTTATACGTCAATATCACAAGCTCAATTGCTTTATTTGAACGTATTTTTGAATATTTTGATATGAAATTAACAATTAAAGATCGAGAAAATGCAGTTGAAATGAATGTTATGAATCTAGATATTGAGTTTGAAGAAGTTTCTTTTAATTATCAAAAGGATAAAACTGCATTACAAAACATTTCCTTCATAGCCCCGTCTGGTACAATGACAGCTTTAGTAGGACCAAGTGGAGCAGGAAAGACGACGATTACAAATTTAATACCTCGTCTTTATGATATGACTTCTGGTTCAATAAAAATTGGTGGTCGAGATATTAGGGAATTCACTATCCAATCGTTGCGATCTCATATTGGCCTTGTGACACAGGATAGCTATTTATTTAATGGAACGATTAAAGAAAACCTATTATATGCAAAAGATGATGCGTCAGATGAAGAAATCATTGAAGCATGTAAAGCTGCCTATATACATGATTTTATCATGGAGTTACCAAATGGATATGATACGGTTGTAGGGAATCGAGGAATTAAGCTCTCAGGTGGAGAAAAACAAAGACTGTCAATTGCTCGAGTTTTATTAAAAAATCCTGAAATCATCATTCTTGACGAAGCAACATCTTCATTAGATACTTTATCAGAGTTTTATATTCAAAGTGCAATTCAAGGATTATTAAAAAATAAAACATCAATTGTTATAGCACATCGTCTTTCTACAATTATGGCTGCTGATCACATTATTGTGCTACAGGATGGAGAAATAGTTGAGGAAGGCAAACACGATGAATTATTGATGGAAAACGGTTTATATAAAGAATTATACAAAAAACAATTTGGTAAAAAAGCAATCGCATCGATTGAATAA
- a CDS encoding GNAT family N-acetyltransferase has product MEIRKLTLEDLPEFIRLRKEGLILSPEAFGESISEYELKTMEQHTNNFPKTFDNFIVGAFDEEELVGVAGFYQKRSEKMKHKGTIWGMYVNPNYRGKGVGKKVLGQAIQHATQIEDILQIELAVISSNISAKKLYESVGFESFGTEKRALFVTGEFYDEDHMVKMIK; this is encoded by the coding sequence ATGGAAATTCGCAAGCTTACACTTGAAGATTTACCCGAATTTATACGCTTAAGAAAAGAAGGACTAATACTATCGCCAGAAGCATTCGGAGAAAGTATATCTGAATATGAACTAAAAACAATGGAACAACATACAAATAATTTTCCTAAAACCTTCGATAATTTTATCGTAGGAGCATTTGACGAGGAAGAACTTGTTGGAGTTGCTGGCTTCTACCAAAAACGCTCTGAAAAAATGAAGCATAAAGGAACAATTTGGGGCATGTACGTCAATCCAAATTATCGTGGAAAAGGAGTAGGCAAGAAAGTTTTAGGCCAAGCAATTCAGCATGCTACTCAAATTGAAGATATTTTACAAATTGAATTAGCAGTCATTTCATCAAATATTTCTGCAAAAAAACTTTATGAATCTGTCGGCTTCGAAAGTTTTGGAACTGAAAAAAGAGCTTTGTTTGTAACTGGTGAATTTTATGATGAAGACCATATGGTTAAGATGATTAAATGA
- a CDS encoding N-acetyltransferase: MIREATKEDLLDILTIYNDAILNTTAVYSYKPQSLEDRKIWFDQKMQEGFPIIVFEIDEKVAGFATFGPFRAWPAYKYSIEHSIYVNSEFRKKGIGTSLMKELIAIATKREYMTLIAGIDAENEKSIAMHKNFGFVHSGTINKAGYKFNRWLDLAFYQLELNGPKEPVED; this comes from the coding sequence ATGATTAGGGAAGCAACTAAAGAGGATTTACTAGACATTTTAACGATTTATAATGATGCAATTCTTAATACAACGGCAGTGTATTCTTATAAACCTCAATCACTAGAAGATAGAAAAATTTGGTTTGACCAAAAGATGCAAGAAGGTTTTCCAATCATCGTTTTCGAAATAGATGAAAAAGTGGCTGGATTTGCTACATTCGGCCCATTTAGAGCGTGGCCAGCCTATAAATACTCAATTGAACATTCTATTTATGTAAATAGTGAGTTTAGAAAAAAAGGCATCGGAACTTCTTTAATGAAAGAATTAATTGCCATTGCGACAAAAAGAGAATACATGACATTGATAGCAGGTATAGATGCTGAAAATGAAAAAAGTATTGCTATGCATAAAAACTTTGGATTTGTCCATTCAGGTACTATAAATAAAGCCGGATATAAATTCAATCGATGGCTTGACCTAGCTTTTTATCAATTAGAACTTAATGGGCCTAAAGAACCTGTAGAAGATTAA
- a CDS encoding AAA family ATPase encodes MLNKLSDVNNLITEWQSAIEAERNYLKFHGGRSYTLSKGTPLYQIGQSTVILFTIYAEIFVPEGTPVRIKIENQEFQGELLSFKGAQVEIKINESFQTTIPYAELFNEPWELLDQLIDRLEEIKDYRGKQKRILKLMNADSTAKHLTKMKKDTSVIQELIYRSFYNATTYIWGPPGTGKSYNLTKIILKHYEKNKSVLVIAHSNAAVDVLMKNVIHELEQKEKWKSGEIVRYGYTKDEVLLQHEDILSSKLVEVSGEINHDELENLDERKHSMLKKARRGAASKQELNDLSRIQNKLNKIRSEIREKEKELIDQAKVIGTTLSKCSIDPLIYLRQFDLVIVDEISMAYTPQIAFAATLGKRIVVCGDFKQLPPIASCFHNDYVKKWLQEDLFHHTGIVQKIEKGEPLPNLVLLNKQRRMHPAISGFTNKEIYQSLVFDHPSVKRRQEIAKHRPFPMKANSLINSQFLKTYALKDSNTNSRYNLGSAIIAIQCILTSIVDGVLSIGIVTPYRAQAKLLAALHKEIIGKTKYRELPIQIATVHRFQGAECDVIIFDSVDTYPQYSPGLLLTDQNSERLINVALTRARGKFIHIADIPFVKNKTKPNKAINKLIQYQVNHDHKVDKEEFNKLFTKSISKRLKLFFNDSTEGITELVNDLKNANKNIVVSMPNLSTMSLEIRKIINEIEIPILFISEAHFEKQKNRRFIKKDQVQPFIMIDNEVLWYGIPMSNVSLNQSNSSVRLQSPLTIQVLKGFIDF; translated from the coding sequence ATGCTTAATAAACTTAGTGACGTAAATAATTTAATTACAGAATGGCAATCAGCAATTGAGGCAGAACGAAATTACCTGAAATTTCATGGGGGAAGGAGCTATACCCTTTCAAAGGGAACTCCTTTATATCAAATTGGACAAAGTACGGTAATCTTATTTACGATTTATGCAGAAATTTTTGTTCCAGAAGGCACACCTGTTCGAATCAAAATAGAAAATCAAGAATTTCAAGGCGAGTTGTTATCATTTAAGGGAGCACAAGTCGAAATAAAAATAAATGAAAGTTTCCAAACGACAATTCCATATGCTGAACTTTTTAATGAGCCATGGGAGTTATTAGATCAGTTAATTGATCGACTTGAGGAGATTAAAGATTATCGAGGTAAACAAAAAAGAATACTGAAATTAATGAATGCTGATTCGACTGCTAAGCATTTAACTAAAATGAAAAAGGATACTTCAGTCATACAGGAGTTAATTTACCGTTCCTTTTATAATGCAACAACCTATATTTGGGGACCGCCTGGTACTGGAAAGTCATATAATTTAACGAAGATTATTTTAAAGCATTACGAAAAAAATAAATCTGTATTAGTTATTGCTCATTCAAATGCGGCAGTGGACGTTTTAATGAAGAATGTTATCCATGAATTAGAGCAGAAAGAAAAATGGAAAAGTGGAGAAATCGTCCGATACGGCTATACAAAAGATGAAGTATTGCTACAGCATGAAGACATTCTTTCATCAAAGCTTGTTGAAGTAAGTGGTGAGATAAACCATGATGAATTGGAAAATTTGGATGAACGAAAGCATTCTATGTTAAAAAAAGCAAGAAGGGGAGCGGCTTCGAAACAAGAATTAAATGATCTGAGTAGAATTCAAAATAAGTTAAATAAAATTCGAAGTGAGATCCGTGAAAAAGAAAAAGAGTTAATCGATCAAGCAAAAGTAATTGGAACTACATTATCAAAATGTTCAATTGATCCATTAATTTATTTAAGACAGTTTGACTTAGTAATTGTTGATGAAATCAGTATGGCATATACACCACAAATTGCATTCGCTGCAACTTTAGGAAAACGAATTGTCGTATGTGGAGATTTTAAACAATTGCCACCAATTGCGTCTTGTTTTCATAATGATTATGTAAAGAAATGGCTTCAAGAAGATTTATTTCATCATACGGGGATTGTCCAAAAAATTGAAAAAGGTGAACCATTACCTAACTTAGTTTTGCTAAATAAACAAAGAAGAATGCATCCTGCCATATCGGGATTTACGAATAAAGAAATTTACCAATCATTAGTATTTGACCACCCATCAGTAAAAAGAAGACAAGAAATTGCAAAGCATAGACCTTTTCCTATGAAAGCAAATAGTTTAATTAATTCACAATTTCTAAAAACATATGCTTTAAAAGATTCAAATACAAATTCAAGATATAATTTAGGAAGCGCGATTATTGCCATCCAATGCATTCTTACAAGTATAGTAGATGGAGTTTTGTCTATTGGTATTGTCACACCATATAGAGCTCAAGCAAAATTACTTGCTGCTCTACATAAAGAAATAATCGGTAAAACAAAATATAGAGAATTACCAATTCAAATCGCAACAGTCCATCGATTTCAAGGAGCGGAATGCGATGTGATCATTTTTGATTCTGTTGATACATATCCACAATATTCGCCTGGATTATTACTAACAGACCAAAATAGTGAGAGATTAATAAATGTTGCACTAACTAGGGCGAGAGGCAAATTTATTCATATTGCAGATATTCCTTTTGTCAAAAATAAAACAAAACCAAATAAAGCGATCAATAAATTAATTCAATATCAAGTTAACCATGATCACAAAGTGGATAAAGAAGAATTCAATAAACTATTTACGAAAAGTATTTCTAAGAGGTTGAAATTATTTTTTAATGATTCAACTGAAGGCATAACTGAATTAGTGAATGATTTAAAAAATGCAAATAAAAATATAGTTGTTTCAATGCCAAATTTATCAACTATGTCATTGGAAATTCGAAAAATCATAAACGAAATCGAAATTCCAATTTTATTTATAAGTGAAGCTCATTTCGAAAAACAAAAAAATAGAAGATTTATTAAAAAAGATCAAGTTCAACCGTTTATTATGATTGACAATGAGGTACTTTGGTACGGTATTCCTATGTCAAATGTGAGCTTAAATCAATCAAATAGTTCAGTAAGATTGCAAAGTCCTTTAACTATACAAGTATTAAAAGGGTTTATCGATTTTTAA
- a CDS encoding LysR family transcriptional regulator, giving the protein MKLQQFRYIVEIAKHNSISKAATALFVTQPSISKAVRDLETELEIMILDRTNKGVVFTKDGTELLFYAKMLLEQMESVVHHFHKEKTTDSTKLSISSQHYGFAIEAFANLMNYFDDQKYEFAIREGKTTDVIEDVHSCKSILGILSLTELNKHIFARYFTSKSLTFNPIATLKQRVFLRKEHPLAHLESIKLDQLTNYPYLTYQHDDMLLHFAEEALDVDNIGKLVYLQDRGAMNNLLSNTDSYNLGTGCIVHNYMNPNIISIPLEGANLVQIGWVKRNDVFLPAEALVYIDFLKLALKKSIPN; this is encoded by the coding sequence ATGAAACTCCAGCAGTTTCGATATATAGTGGAGATTGCAAAGCACAATTCGATTAGTAAAGCAGCGACTGCACTTTTCGTAACACAACCTAGTATTAGTAAAGCTGTGCGTGATCTTGAAACTGAGTTAGAAATCATGATTTTAGATAGAACGAATAAAGGTGTTGTCTTTACAAAAGATGGTACTGAACTATTATTTTACGCTAAAATGCTTTTAGAACAAATGGAATCTGTTGTTCATCATTTTCACAAAGAGAAAACAACTGACTCAACTAAGCTATCCATTTCTTCCCAACATTATGGTTTTGCAATCGAGGCATTTGCAAATTTAATGAATTATTTTGATGATCAGAAATATGAGTTTGCGATTCGAGAAGGTAAGACGACTGATGTAATTGAAGATGTTCATTCTTGTAAAAGTATTCTTGGAATTTTATCGCTAACTGAGCTAAATAAACATATTTTTGCACGATATTTTACGTCAAAATCACTAACATTTAATCCTATTGCTACTTTGAAACAGCGCGTCTTTTTGCGAAAAGAACATCCATTAGCTCATCTTGAATCGATTAAATTAGATCAGTTAACTAACTATCCATATTTGACATACCAGCATGATGACATGTTATTGCACTTTGCAGAAGAAGCACTTGATGTAGACAATATTGGAAAACTTGTTTATCTCCAAGATCGAGGGGCAATGAATAATCTTCTTTCAAATACAGATAGCTATAATCTAGGAACAGGTTGTATTGTTCACAACTATATGAATCCAAATATTATCTCAATTCCACTTGAAGGAGCAAACCTAGTTCAGATCGGCTGGGTGAAGAGAAATGATGTGTTTTTACCAGCAGAGGCACTTGTTTATATTGACTTTTTAAAATTAGCATTAAAAAAATCTATACCTAATTAA
- a CDS encoding MarR family transcriptional regulator, with amino-acid sequence MSELQQAIDLTNSLFSIARQLKRLSFQTATKLGLTVQQLIILNSIRNNEGLTQKELTERLLSAKSRVSISIDELEKKNYVKRVTSAVDRRETQLFLTSEGILICQCYREESEAYKSLASSMEHFSEEEINSLIRMQKQILTHLLNEQNTL; translated from the coding sequence GTGTCAGAACTGCAGCAAGCAATTGATTTAACGAACTCATTATTCTCAATTGCACGCCAACTAAAAAGGTTAAGCTTTCAAACGGCTACTAAACTAGGTTTAACTGTTCAACAGTTAATTATATTGAATTCAATTCGTAATAATGAAGGTTTAACACAAAAAGAATTAACTGAAAGGTTACTATCTGCAAAAAGCAGAGTTAGTATTAGTATAGATGAGTTGGAGAAAAAGAATTACGTAAAAAGGGTAACTTCGGCTGTAGATCGACGAGAAACTCAATTATTTTTAACCTCTGAAGGAATACTTATTTGCCAATGTTATCGCGAAGAGTCAGAGGCATATAAGAGTTTAGCAAGCTCTATGGAACATTTTTCCGAAGAGGAGATTAATTCGCTTATTAGAATGCAAAAACAAATCTTAACTCATTTATTAAATGAGCAAAATACACTTTAG
- a CDS encoding DUF1275 domain-containing protein yields the protein MKSKKIIPSLSSNSVYLGFLLALVGGFLDGYTFISRDGVFANAQTGNLVLLAINLSYGNWKNSVDYILPILAFILGVLVAESVKHPRLRELLYSYRRSILILECVVLIIVGVLPSSVPNIVVTVCISFVSSLQISTFTHLDKWTYNSTMTTGNIRIASQAAYTAFVNQDKEAKTKFKEFLVIILSFSFGALFGSISTKYIGNQSVWLAAGILLIALILYHKDKGYFKKKYIYINEK from the coding sequence TTGAAATCTAAAAAAATAATTCCTTCATTATCATCAAATTCAGTTTATCTTGGCTTTTTGTTAGCTTTAGTCGGTGGCTTTTTAGATGGATATACATTCATTAGTAGAGACGGTGTATTTGCTAATGCACAAACAGGTAATCTTGTGCTACTAGCAATCAATTTATCATACGGGAATTGGAAGAATTCGGTTGATTACATACTGCCAATCTTGGCATTTATTCTAGGTGTATTGGTGGCTGAATCTGTTAAGCATCCACGTTTAAGGGAGCTTTTATACAGCTATAGACGCTCAATTCTAATTTTAGAATGTGTAGTATTAATAATAGTAGGGGTATTACCAAGTAGTGTACCTAATATCGTAGTAACTGTTTGCATTTCATTTGTATCTTCATTGCAAATTTCCACTTTTACTCATTTAGATAAGTGGACATATAATTCGACAATGACAACCGGTAATATAAGAATTGCTTCACAGGCCGCGTATACCGCTTTTGTAAATCAAGACAAAGAAGCAAAAACAAAATTTAAGGAGTTTTTAGTGATTATCCTTTCTTTTTCGTTTGGAGCTTTATTTGGAAGTATTTCAACAAAATATATTGGGAATCAGTCGGTTTGGCTTGCTGCAGGAATCTTATTAATCGCCTTAATTTTATATCATAAAGATAAAGGTTATTTTAAGAAAAAGTACATCTACATAAATGAAAAATGA
- a CDS encoding DUF554 domain-containing protein, with protein sequence MVLLGSIVNAVAIIFGSLLGVFIKRIPDRMKNLVTQSISLVIIVIGFTLAMKTNQILIVVFSLSLGAVVGEWLDIESKLDKLGLFIESKFHSKNEGSISKGFVTSTLLFCVGAMAILGALDSGLRHNHEILYTKSMMDGFLSIILTSTLGFGVLFSALPVLIYEGFIAIFASFVPNLVTQHLLNSIIAEISGTGGILLIALGLNSLGVVKIKIGNMLPSVLFALIIVCIIQFFK encoded by the coding sequence ATGGTCTTACTTGGTTCAATTGTCAACGCAGTAGCAATTATTTTTGGCTCATTACTAGGTGTATTTATTAAAAGAATTCCAGATCGAATGAAAAACTTAGTAACTCAGTCAATTTCATTAGTGATCATCGTAATCGGTTTTACATTAGCAATGAAAACAAATCAAATTCTAATCGTTGTTTTCAGCCTCTCATTAGGTGCGGTAGTCGGAGAATGGTTAGATATCGAAAGTAAATTAGATAAATTAGGTTTATTTATAGAAAGTAAATTCCATTCTAAAAATGAAGGATCCATTTCAAAAGGTTTTGTTACTTCAACTTTATTATTTTGTGTTGGTGCGATGGCCATACTAGGTGCGCTAGACAGCGGTCTTCGCCACAATCACGAAATTTTATATACAAAATCGATGATGGACGGTTTTCTATCAATCATTTTAACATCAACACTTGGTTTTGGCGTGTTATTTTCCGCTTTACCTGTTTTAATCTATGAAGGCTTTATTGCTATTTTTGCATCATTTGTTCCAAACTTAGTCACACAGCATTTACTGAATTCAATTATTGCCGAAATCTCAGGTACAGGCGGTATTTTATTAATCGCTCTAGGATTGAATTCATTAGGTGTAGTAAAAATAAAAATTGGAAATATGTTACCTTCCGTTTTATTTGCACTTATTATTGTATGTATCATTCAATTTTTCAAATAG
- a CDS encoding amino acid deaminase/aldolase: protein MVDRSVFTKMSMPCAFLDWDAFVKNVDDIAKKSNGKKIRIATKSIRSVQVLNYILESDECFEGLMCYSPHEADFLAENGFDNLLMGYPTVDVSGLNKIALQIKKGKKIICMVDETEQIGMIEKVAAKNEVVIPLCIDVDMSTSYLGFHFGVRRSPIKNTRDLVPILTHILQSLNVRLEGIMGYEAQIAGVGDDAKNRFIKNKVIQYLKKKSLSEIAKRRKDIVKYIEKDGYQLDFVNGGGTGSLQSTSNEKVVTEVTVGSGFYSPTLFDKYRSFQYEPAIGFALPIIRKPADKIFTCTSGGFIASGAVGQEKLPTPYSPTHCTLLPLEGAGEVQTPVYYSGHEDLKIGDAILFRPSKAGEIAERFSELYVVSKNKIIDRFTTYRGDRGCFL, encoded by the coding sequence ATGGTCGATCGATCGGTTTTTACTAAAATGTCTATGCCATGTGCTTTTTTAGATTGGGATGCTTTTGTTAAAAATGTTGATGATATTGCAAAAAAATCAAACGGTAAAAAAATAAGGATTGCTACAAAGTCGATTCGTAGTGTACAAGTATTAAATTATATTTTAGAAAGCGATGAATGTTTTGAGGGGTTAATGTGTTATAGCCCACATGAGGCAGACTTTCTTGCCGAAAATGGTTTTGATAATTTGTTAATGGGCTATCCAACTGTTGATGTAAGTGGCTTAAATAAAATTGCCTTACAAATAAAAAAAGGTAAAAAAATTATTTGTATGGTTGATGAGACGGAACAAATCGGCATGATTGAAAAAGTTGCAGCAAAAAATGAGGTTGTCATTCCTCTTTGTATTGATGTTGATATGAGCACTTCTTATTTGGGGTTTCATTTTGGAGTTAGAAGGTCACCGATAAAAAATACAAGAGATTTAGTACCAATACTCACACATATTTTGCAATCATTGAATGTTCGCTTAGAAGGAATTATGGGATATGAAGCCCAAATTGCTGGGGTTGGCGACGATGCAAAAAATAGGTTTATAAAAAATAAAGTCATTCAATATCTTAAAAAGAAATCCTTAAGTGAAATTGCAAAAAGAAGAAAAGATATTGTTAAATATATTGAAAAAGATGGATATCAACTTGATTTTGTAAATGGTGGTGGGACAGGAAGTCTTCAATCAACTTCGAATGAAAAAGTAGTTACAGAAGTTACGGTTGGGTCAGGATTTTATTCACCAACATTATTTGATAAGTACAGGAGCTTTCAATACGAACCAGCAATTGGTTTTGCATTACCAATTATTCGAAAACCAGCAGATAAAATTTTCACATGTACAAGTGGAGGGTTTATAGCATCAGGTGCAGTAGGGCAAGAGAAATTGCCAACTCCATATTCACCAACTCATTGTACCTTATTGCCATTAGAAGGTGCGGGTGAAGTGCAAACACCAGTTTATTACTCAGGTCATGAAGACTTAAAAATAGGCGATGCAATTTTATTTAGACCAAGTAAAGCTGGTGAGATTGCTGAGCGATTTTCAGAGCTTTATGTTGTCAGTAAAAATAAAATAATTGACCGTTTCACAACATACCGAGGAGATCGGGGGTGCTTCCTATGA